The DNA window AGGTGATCGACGACATTCGCCGGGATGCGGAAGATCGGACCATCGGGGCCGTCGTTCGGTCCTGGCAAGAGGCCGTCGCCGCTGCCGTCCGGGAAGGGGGCCTCGAAGTTCCCGAACGGGATCGCGGTGGCGCGTCCGCGGGGTCGCCCTCGGGTGTCCCCGTCTCGCTCCAGGTCCGGAGGATGGAGATCTCCTCTTCGGAAAGGCGCAGGTCGTTCTGGAAGCCGAAACGCGGTGTGCACTCGTCCGTCTCGATCGCGCCCCACGGCGGCATCCGGCCCGACTCCGTCTCGCGGACCATGGCCTTGGCGACCGTGCGCGCGTCCTCGTAGGTGCGAATGGCGAACGGCGCGATCTCGCCCCGGGAATGGCACCCCTGGCAGGAGCGCTGCAGGATGGGGGCGACGTGCGCGTGGTAGGTCGGGGCCTCGACCCGGGTCTTTGCCTCGGTCGCGTCCGAACACCCGCACATCGACACCATGACCGCGACCAGCGCGCGCCAGGTCCAGGAGAGCGTCCGCCCCCATTCCTTCGCCCTCGGCATGCTCATTTCGTTCCTCCCTCGTGGTCGTGGATGTCGTTGCAATGGGCAAGTCACACCGTGCCCTGCTCGGACTCGATGCAATGCCCTCACGCCGCCGGCTGGCGAATGCACGGACCCGCACGCCCGCGCGCGACGCGTCGCCATCGGGCGCGCGCAGGCACGGGTGTCCGTACGGGCCACATGACCGAATGACCTATATTTTGACCAAACGGACAACATTTCGCACGACGAGACGAGCCGGTCAATCAGGGCGCAGCACGGGGCGCGCGTCGAAAAGCTGCTGTCCGCCCTGCTCGTCCCTCGATCGCCCGCATCCTGGAGGACGGGACGGCCGTCGGCTCGACAAGGAGCCTGCGGGTACTACGGGGGGAGGCATGAGATCCGGATTCATGGCCTGGTCGATGGCGGGGGCGCTCTCGTTGCTCGGGCTGTCGGCCTGCGGTGGAGCGAGCGACGACGACGGGAGCGGGACGGCCGGCGGCGGTGGGAGTCCTTCCGGCAGCGGGGGTCCGGGAGGTGCGGGGGGCAGTGGCGGCGAGGGTGGAGGGGCGAGCGCGTCCTGCCACGATCTCCCGATGACGTCGGCGCTGGTCGCCGAGGGGTCCTGGGATGCGAGCCTGACCCTCGCCGGCTTCACCGGACACGACGGCCTGGTGCCCGGGGTGTTCGATTTCGCGCGCGATGCCGACGGGGCGCTCCTCGCGGTCGGCCGTTTCCAGTACATCGGGCGTCGCGCGACCCGCCCCCTGGCGCGCCTCGAAGGTGACGTCTGGAGGCCGGATCCGCGGCTGTCGTTCGACACGGATCCGCCGAGCCTCGGTGCCATCGCGACCGACGGACAGGGCCGGATCGCCGTCGCCACGCATGCCGAGCTGCCGTCGTCGCTGGAGGAGCGGGAGGGCGAGATCTGGGTGAGCGACGGCGGGGCATTCACGCGGGCAGGCACCTTCCAGGGCGCCGTGCGGCGGATGGTGTGGTTCGACGGTGCGCTGTGGGTCGGTGGGCTGTTCACGCTCGACGATCTGCCGAGCGCAGAAGGCCTGGCCGTGCTCGACGAGCAGGGGTGGCAGGCGCCCCCGGGTGGCGCCGTGGATGGGCTCGGGGTGTACACGCTGGCGACGCAGGGAAACACGCTGCTGGTGGGCGGTGCGTTCTCGTCGGTCGGGGGCATCCCGGCGGCGTCGGTCGCGACGTACGATGCCGGAGGGTGGAGGGCGTACGATCTTCCGGGGGCGTCGGTGTACGCGCTGGCGCGCGACGACGCGGGGGAGCTCTATGCCGGTGGGCTCTTCTCCGTGGAGGGCTCGTCGGAGACCGGGGGCATCGCGCGGTGGTCCGGGAGCAGCTGGGAGTCGGTGGGAGGAGGCCTGGCGAACCGCGTGTTCCGTGGCGTCGTCTCGGATCTCGCGGTGCTCGACGGCGCGCTGCACGTGGCGGGGTGCTTTTCGTGGGCGGGTGGGCCGCCGACGGAAGCGGCGTCGATCCAGGCCGCAGGGCTCGCGCGCTGGACGGGTCAGGCGTGGGAGGCGCTGGACGAGGGTGCGTCGCCGGTGGCGAGCGGCTGGTTTGCGCCGCTGCGCTGTGGCGACGAGGGGCCGGGCGCGGTCTGGGACATGGAGAACCAGCGGCTCTTCGCGGATGGGGAGCGGCTCTTCGCGGGTGGGTTCTTCGGCGGCAAGGGAGGGGTGCCGTCGCACGGCGTGATCGCCCATGAGGGCGGGGGCTGGGTCGCGCAGGGGGAGGTGGGCCAGGGGCTGTCGGGGGTGCCGAGCGCGCTGGCGGTCGGCGGTCCGAGCTGCGCGGTCCACGCGGTCGGGCCGATCTCGCACGCCGGGAGTCTCGCGGTGGACCGGCGGGTGCTCCGCCACACGGGCATCCGCTGGGAGCCGGTCGGGGCGCCAGCGCCAGCAGGTCACGACTGCGATCGGGTGGCGGTGGATGCGGCTGGGATGCCGTTCCTCGGGTGCAGCAGGGCCCCCGTGAACGACGGCGACCATGCGACCGGGGTGGTGCTCCGGTCGACGGGGGACGGCTGGGAGACGGTGGGCGACGGGTTCGGCGAGGGCGGCGTGGCCGCGCTGGCCTTCGATCCGGCCGGCGCGCTGTGGGTCACGGGCGGGGTCACCCAGGGCTTCGTGGCGCGGGTGGAGGGCGATGGGTTCGTGCGGCACGGCGCGTTCGACGGGCGCGTGAACAGCCTCGCGTTTCGGCCCGGCAAGCGGGGCGGGCCGGTGGAGGCGGTGGTGGGCGGGTCGTTCGGCAGCGTCGATGGGGTCGCGGTCCGCGGGGTGGCGCGCTGGAGCGGGGAGGCGTGGGAGGCGCTGGGTCCGGGCCTCTCCGGCAGCGTGCTCGCCGTCGCGTACGCGCCGGATGGGAGCATCTACGCGAGCACGGCGGACGATGGCAGCGACGATCGGTTGATCCTGGGGCGCTGGGACGGCGCGGCCTGGTCCGAGGTGGCGACGCCGGAGCCCGGCCCGGTGCCGGCGGGGTATGCGTTCAGCGCGCTGCTCGCGCGTGGCAACTACGTCATCGCGGCAGGCTTCGCGTGGCCAGGCTCGGGGGAGCGCAATGTCTTTGCGTACGACGGGGCAGCCTTCCGCAGCGTGCGCGGAGGCATCACCGCCATCTCGGTCGATCAGGTGGCGCTCGCTGGCAACGGGCTGTGGTTCGGTGGGTCGATCGCCGAGGCTGGACCGCCGAACGGCAGGCTCCCCACCGTCGGGGTCGCCCACCTGCGTTGACCCGCGAGCGCCCGCTCTCGTGCCCCCCGGGCGGACCTCGGCGGGGCACGAACTGCACGCCTCGCCTGTGGACCCGTGTCCGACGCCCACCGGCCGAGCCTCGCTCCTCGGCGCCCCTTGCCAGGCGCGACGAACCATTCTCTCCGCCCCTTGCCAGTCGCAACGGACCGCTCTCGGCGCCCCTTGCCCAGCGCGACGGACCGTCGACCTGGCCCGGCACGCGCATGCTGGAGGCCGTGCTCGATCCGTCCTACTTCCGGGACGTCCTCGCGGCTTCCGACCCGGACCTCGCTCGGCTTCGCCAGGCGGGCCGCGCGACCCTCGCCGCCATGGCGGCCACCGCGGTGCTCCACGGCGTCGCCCGCGCGCTCGGCCAACCCACGACCGCCGCGCTGATCGGCGTCAACATGGCCATGCTGGGGGCGGTCATCGTCAACGACCCCACCCCGCGCGCGCAGCGCATCACCACAGTGTGCATGCCCTTCGTGGCCAGCAGCGCGCTGTGCCTGGGCGCCCTGGTGTCGCCCTTCGCCTGGCTGCGCAACACCGCCCTCATCGCCATCGTCTTCGGCGCCGTGCTGATGCGCCGCTTCGGCCCTCGCGGGACCGGGCTGGGCATGGTCGGGTTCCTCTCGTACTTCTTCGCGCTTTTCTTCCACGCGAGTCCCACGCAGCTCCCGCTCATGATGACCGGCGTGTTCGTCGCCTCCGGCCTCGCCTACGCCACGCGCTTCTGGGTGCTGCGCGAGCGCCCTCAGGCCGTGCTCCGCCGTCGGATCAGCGCCTTCCGCCGCACCCTCGCGCTCGCGCTCTACCACCTCGCCCGTGCCAGCACCGAGGGGCGCTGGACGCCCCACCGCGAACGCGCCGTGGGCCGCGCCATGAACGCCGTGAACGACGCGGCCCTCTCGATCGACGATCAGCTCGAACGGCTCGGTCCGAAGGCGTTCACCTCGGGAGAGGCTTCCCCCGAGCTACCGGCCCGCATCTTCGCGCTCGAGCTGGCCCTGGAGGGGGTACTCGGGGCCGTCGAGCGCTTGCTCGCCACCGAGACCACCACCGCCGGAGAGCGCGCCGCCGCCGCCACCGCCCTCCACCAGGCCCGGTCGGCCGTGCGCCCTGGCGACACGATCCTCGAACCTCACACCGCGCGCGCGCTCGACCTGCGCCTCGCTGCGTTGCCGCCCGACGACGCCGAGGGAGGCAGCGCCCTCGGCGAGACCCGGCGCGCCATCGAGGAGCTGCTCCGCACCGCCTGGCGTCCCTGGCGCCCCAGCCCCCCCGAGCTGCTCGCCAGCACCCAGCACACGAGGAATGCCGCTGACCCGACCGACGCCTCGGGAACGCCGAGCGCGCCCCCCCCGGTCCCCGCGGAGTCGTCGCTGCGCCTCGCCCTGCAGGCAGCGCTCGCGGCGACGCTGGCCTTGTGGGCAGGGGAGGCCGTGTCGCCGAGCCGAGGGTACTGGGCGGTGATCGCCGCGTTCGTGGTATTCACGCGCGCCTCGACCGTCGGCGCCACCGTCGCACGCGCCTGGCAACGGGTGATCGGCACCGTCGTCGGCGTGTTCGTCGGCATCCTCGTCGCCCACGCCGTCCAGGGGCGGGTCTATGCGGAGCTGGCCGTGGTCTTCGCCTGCATGTTCGTCGGGTACTACACGCTGCAGGTGGCCTACGCCTGGATGGTCGCGTCGATCACCACCCTCATCGCCGTGCTGTACAGCCTCCTGGGCAGGTTCTCGCCCGAGCTGCTCTACCTGCGCGTCGTGGAGACCCTGATCGGCGCCGGCATCGGGACCGCGGTCGCCGCGCTCGTGTTCCCCGCCTACGCGAGCGAGAAGGTTCGCGCGGCCATGGCGGACGCGCTGCGCGATCTCGGCGACTACCTGAACGACACCGTGGTCGAGCGCTCTGCCAGCCGGGCCGACCTGCTCGACTCCACGCGCGCCCTCGACCGCAAGCTCCGCGACGTGCGGGCGGACATCCAGGCGCTCTCGGGTGGGCCTCCCTTGCGTACGTCCCGGGAGATGGCGCGGGTGTTCCTGCCGTTCTCGGCGGTGTTCTTCTATGCGCGGACGCTGGTCGATGCCGAGTGGCTCGCCGCGAGCGACCCTGAGGGGGGCTGCGTGCGCGCCGCGGGGCACCGCCTCGCCGACAACGCCCGCGCGCTCGCGGAAGCGCTGGAAGGGCGGGGAGGAGAGGCCATCACGCCGGGCGCGCGGACGCTGGAGGCCGGGCAAAAGGACCTCACCGACGCCGAGGCGAGGCTCTGGGGCTCTGGCAGCGCGGGCGCCGCCTTGAAGTGGCTGGAGCGCATCGACGCCTCGATGGTGCTGCTCGACCGCGTCGTGCGGGAGACGGAGCTCACGCGGGCGCACCGGCGCCGGGGCGCGGGGCGGCTGCCCGCCATGGGCTGGTTCCACGCCCGAGGCGGTCCGCACGACCGTTCCGGAGGGGCGCCCGGCGCTGGTGCTCGAGCGGGGGCGCGCGGCCCAGCGTCTCCAGGGGGCTGACCCCGAGGCGGTCGCCTGGACGGGCCACGGGGAAGCAGGCTAGAAATGGCGGGCGTCGCGTGCCGGCTCTCCCAGCCCGACCGTCGCACGCGGAGGACTCATGAAGCCTGGAAGAAACGATCCCTGTCACTGCGGCTCCGGCGACAAGTACAAGAAGTGCTGCCTGCCGAAGGACGACGCGCAGAAGCTCGCCGACTACGAGGCCACCAAGGCGGCAGCCGCCGCGGCCGCTGCAGCAGCTGCGGCTGAAGCCAGCGAGGCTGGCGAGGGGGGTGACGCGGCGACGCCGGCGGCCACCTCCGCGACCCCACCGCGCCGCGGCCAGGCCCCGGCGCCCGGCAACCCGCAGAAGCGCCAGGTGCCCACGGCCAAGGCGCCTCCGGTCCGCCGCCGCGCCGTCTGACCTGTCCCGCCCCCGTCGTCCCCCCCGACCACATCCAGCTCGTCGAGTCATCGCTCGGCCATGGTGCAATCGCACGAAAGTGATTGCAGTGCCGCAGTGGCGACTCGCATGACCGGATCATGAACTCTCGGGATGAAAGCGCGCCTCGGGCGCCGAAACCCCACGTCGCGTCGACGTTGTCCGTCAACGCTCCGTCATGGGGAGCAGCAACGAAAACCCACCGTGTTGTACACGAATTTTGGCTCATGCCATTCCACGAACTCACAGAAACAGGCGTCTGCCATGAAAGAGTACGTCCCTCCCGCGGTGGCACACCTGAACACGCCGTCTTGCATGAGTGCGCAACTATCGATCCATTCGGCCGCGTTACCGCTCATGTCGAACAGCCCGTCGAATCCACCTTCACAACCTGCCAGTGAGCCGACGGGGGCCGTCCTGTTCCGCAAGCTGTTCTCGTTCGTCGGGGAGCTGTCGCCATCGCGGCAGATGCCCGACGGCACATTCGCCGGCGAGGGTCGAGCGCCATAGGGATAGGGTTGGGATCCTCCCCTCGTGCAGGCATGGAACCACTGGGCGTCCTTCGGTGAATCTATCCTGTCATCAACCACCGCTACCGGGCCGCCGGCTCGCGCCCCACAAAGCCGCTTTCCAGCCCATTTGCAGTACGCCGTCGCGTCACACCAGTCGACGAAGCGAACAGGATGGTCCATCTGCGACTCGTCGTTCGCATCAGCTCGAACCATTTTGTTCCACCAGGAGGCCAACCCACCCTCGGGTATCAGCGACTCGTTATCCCCCTTGCTGCAGCCCGGTCCCTGCTCATCGAGAATGGATTCATCCAGTGCGGAGGCATCGACGAACTCCAGGTACTGGGCGATGGTGACCTCCGTCGAATCGATGCAGTAGGGATTCGGGTTCGCTTCCACGCGCACCATGGTCGGCCCCGGGCCAGCAGGGCACAGCGACGGCTCGCCAGGCCCTGCCGCTCCGCCTCCTCCCGTCGACGCGCCACCGCCTGCTCCCGTCCCTCCGGGGTCTGTCTCACCACCTGAAGGGCCGTTGCTGACGCCCGTCCCTCCTCCCGTGCCGTCGCCCCCGTTTCCCAGGCTGTCGAGGTCCGCCAGCAGCGAACAGCCACCGAGCAAGATCCCGCCGAGCAGCGCAGCCGCACCCCATGACATCGCCGCACGGTCGCCGTGCTCCGCGCCCTGGTGAAGCCCCCCTGCACGCGCACCCTGTCCAGCGTCCGGTTGCCTTGTCACACCGCCATTCTACCAAGGACGCGCGCTCTCGTAGCCTCGAACCCGCCTTGCTCGCAGCTCGGCCCGTCTGATACGCGCATGCCGCACGAATGAAGGAACACCACCAGGAAAGACGACGGCTCGGATCCTCGGATCTCGACATCACCTCCGTCGACTTCGGCGCCTGGGTCATCGGTGCACCGCTGCAGGATCGACACCGCCACGGTCCACGGCCTCGAGCTCGCACGCGTCACCCCCGTCTCACCAGTCACCAGCGACCATCCGCCGTACTCGCTGCTCGCGCGCAAGATGAATGCGGAGATCCTCGCCTGGTGCGTGGCGCCAGGAGCGGGTCGATACCGACGCGCCACTGCCCTCGGCCCAGCTCACCGTCGCGACGACCCCGGGAGCGCGCCACGGCGCTGCCCACGGACGACTGGAGTCGAAACCGCCCCGCATTCCAGCAGGCGCAGCTCTCGCAGAACCTGAAGCTCGTCGAGCGGCTCCTCGCGGTCGGCGCACGCAGCGCGCAGCAGGTCGGCGGCTGCATCCACGCCGACAACTTCCGCACGGACCAGGAAGCCTTCGCCGGGATCGCGAACGGCCGAGTCCTCTTCCCGCTGGCTCGTCGCCCGCTGCACTTCGTCACGCTTGCATCACGACGTCCACACGACGTCGATTCAAAGACGAGTTCGCTTCCCGTCGGCGCCGGATGATTGCGTTCGCGTCGTGACCTCGCCCAGGGATCTCCCCAATGCACCAGGAGAATCCCCATTCAATCGTGTGACGATTCCGATCTGATGCAAATTCAACGCTGGAGCGTCGGTTGACATCATTGCGATTCTGTACGATCTCATTGGCCCCAGACGCCCCCATGAGCAATCAATGGAGGGCTTCACCGGCCCGCCGCTCCGTGGCCGGCCGCGCGATGGACACCACGAAAGGATCTTGCAATGAGCCGCATCGAGAATCGTACCGCCGTGGCACGGACCCTCGCCTCGCTGGTCGGCGTGGCTGCCGCCCTCGCCGTCGGCTGCGCAGGTTCGCAGGCTGAGCCGCAGATGGTCGATGCCATGCCGCCGGAGCCCGCCATGATGGGCACGCCGCCCACGCCCCCGCCTGCCGAGGAGCCCGTCGCCGCGGCCGAGCCGGCCCCGGAGGCCGCCGTCGAGGCGCCCACGCCCGTGCCCACGCCGCTCAGCGACGAGCAGATCGCGGCCGTCTCGGAGGCCGCGAACGCCTCGCACATCGACTCCAGCAAGATCGCTCAGACCAAGGCGAAGGACGCGCGCGTCAAGAAGCTCGCCGCGACGATCCTCAAGCACCACACCGAGGTGCAGAAGAAGCAGGCCCAGCTCCTCACCAAGGCCAAGCTCGTTCCGGCCGAGAGCCCCGTCGTGGAGAAGCTGAAGACGGACGTCCAGTCGGGCATGACGGCGCTCAACGAGACGCCGGCCGCCGACTTCGACAAGGCCTACATCGAGCTGCAGGTGAAGCTGCACCAGGAGGCCCTCGCGACCATCGACAACCAGCTCCTGCCGAACGTGAAGAACGAGGATCTGAAGACGCTGCTCACCGAGCTGCGGCCCAAGATCGAGAACCACCTGAACGAGGCGAAGGAGATCCAGACCGCGCTCACGCCAGGGGCGACGGCCGTCTCCAGCCAGAAGTAATCGCGCGTCCGGCACTTCAGGGCAGGCCAGCGCGCCCCGTGGACCTTCGGAGGCCATGCACGGAGCG is part of the Chondromyces crocatus genome and encodes:
- a CDS encoding FUSC family protein; protein product: MLDPSYFRDVLAASDPDLARLRQAGRATLAAMAATAVLHGVARALGQPTTAALIGVNMAMLGAVIVNDPTPRAQRITTVCMPFVASSALCLGALVSPFAWLRNTALIAIVFGAVLMRRFGPRGTGLGMVGFLSYFFALFFHASPTQLPLMMTGVFVASGLAYATRFWVLRERPQAVLRRRISAFRRTLALALYHLARASTEGRWTPHRERAVGRAMNAVNDAALSIDDQLERLGPKAFTSGEASPELPARIFALELALEGVLGAVERLLATETTTAGERAAAATALHQARSAVRPGDTILEPHTARALDLRLAALPPDDAEGGSALGETRRAIEELLRTAWRPWRPSPPELLASTQHTRNAADPTDASGTPSAPPPVPAESSLRLALQAALAATLALWAGEAVSPSRGYWAVIAAFVVFTRASTVGATVARAWQRVIGTVVGVFVGILVAHAVQGRVYAELAVVFACMFVGYYTLQVAYAWMVASITTLIAVLYSLLGRFSPELLYLRVVETLIGAGIGTAVAALVFPAYASEKVRAAMADALRDLGDYLNDTVVERSASRADLLDSTRALDRKLRDVRADIQALSGGPPLRTSREMARVFLPFSAVFFYARTLVDAEWLAASDPEGGCVRAAGHRLADNARALAEALEGRGGEAITPGARTLEAGQKDLTDAEARLWGSGSAGAALKWLERIDASMVLLDRVVRETELTRAHRRRGAGRLPAMGWFHARGGPHDRSGGAPGAGARAGARGPASPGG
- a CDS encoding SEC-C metal-binding domain-containing protein, which encodes MKPGRNDPCHCGSGDKYKKCCLPKDDAQKLADYEATKAAAAAAAAAAAAEASEAGEGGDAATPAATSATPPRRGQAPAPGNPQKRQVPTAKAPPVRRRAV
- a CDS encoding formylglycine-generating enzyme family protein, with amino-acid sequence MEANPNPYCIDSTEVTIAQYLEFVDASALDESILDEQGPGCSKGDNESLIPEGGLASWWNKMVRADANDESQMDHPVRFVDWCDATAYCKWAGKRLCGARAGGPVAVVDDRIDSPKDAQWFHACTRGGSQPYPYGARPSPANVPSGICRDGDSSPTNENSLRNRTAPVGSLAGCEGGFDGLFDMSGNAAEWIDSCALMQDGVFRCATAGGTYSFMADACFCEFVEWHEPKFVYNTVGFRCCSP
- a CDS encoding DUF4142 domain-containing protein, which codes for MSRIENRTAVARTLASLVGVAAALAVGCAGSQAEPQMVDAMPPEPAMMGTPPTPPPAEEPVAAAEPAPEAAVEAPTPVPTPLSDEQIAAVSEAANASHIDSSKIAQTKAKDARVKKLAATILKHHTEVQKKQAQLLTKAKLVPAESPVVEKLKTDVQSGMTALNETPAADFDKAYIELQVKLHQEALATIDNQLLPNVKNEDLKTLLTELRPKIENHLNEAKEIQTALTPGATAVSSQK